In the Pristiophorus japonicus isolate sPriJap1 chromosome 5, sPriJap1.hap1, whole genome shotgun sequence genome, one interval contains:
- the dlx6a gene encoding homeobox protein Dlx6a isoform X3: protein MTMTTMADGLEAPDSKSAFMEFGQQSQQSSPAMSHGHYPVHCLHSGGHSHQHDSSYPAANTYNRSLPYPYVSHTHHSPYLPSYHSNNTGSQTRLDETGEDLVPE from the coding sequence ATGACCATGACTACGATGGCTGACGGTTTGGAAGCTCCGGACTCTAAATCTGCTTTCATGGAGTTTGGCCAGCAGTCCCAGCAGAGCTCTCCAGCCATGTCTCACGGTCACTACCCGGTGCATTGCCTGCATTCAGGAGGACACTCACACCAGCACGACAGCTCGTACCCGGCCGCCAACACTTACAACAGATCCCTGCCTTATCCCTACGTGAGTCACACTCATCACAGCCCCTACCTGCCATCTTACCACAGTAACAACACTGGCAGCCAGACGCGTTTAGACGAGACAG